In one Rhinopithecus roxellana isolate Shanxi Qingling chromosome 1, ASM756505v1, whole genome shotgun sequence genomic region, the following are encoded:
- the TMEM42 gene encoding transmembrane protein 42 translates to MAERPRPPGGAVSATAYPDTPAEFPPHLLAGAMRRRFWGVFNCLCAGAFGALAAASAKLAFGSEVSMGLCVLGIIVMASTNSLMWTFFSRGLSFSMSSAIASVTVTFSNILSSAFLGYVLYGECQEVLWWGGVFLILCGLTLIHRKLPPTWKPLPHKQQ, encoded by the exons ATGGCCGAGAGGCCCCGGCCTCCGGGCGGCGCCGTGTCTGCGACCGCCTACCCCGACACCCCTGCGGAATTCCCTCCGCACCTCCTGGCGGGTGCGATGCGGCGCCGCTTTTGGGGCGTATTCAACTGCCTGTGCGCCGGCGCGTTCGGGGCCCTGGCCGCCGCCTCCGCCAAGCTGGCCTTCGGCAGCGAG GTGAGCATGGGTTTATGCGTCTTAGGCATTATTGTGATGGCGAGCACCAATTCTCTGATGTGGACCTTCTTTAGccggggcctcagtttctccatgtcTTCAGCCATTGCATCTGTCACAGTGACTTTTTCAAATATCCTCAGCTCG GCCTTTCTGGGCTATGTGCTGTATGGAGAGTGCCAGGAGGTCTTGTGGTGGGGAGGAGTGTTCCTCATTCTCTGCGGACTCACCCTGATCCACAGGAAACTTCCGCCCACCTGGAAGCCCCTTCCACACAAGCAGCAGTAG